In Halomarina salina, one DNA window encodes the following:
- the hemA gene encoding glutamyl-tRNA reductase, with translation MTAASVIAGVSVAHQRADLDAIDAAAAEDARAMVGSLLDVPEVDEAFALQTCNRVEAFVVTDDGAAGRSALATVVEDVPAESVTTMDHETSLRHLMRVACGLESLVVGEDQILGQFRDAYLAARAAGGVGPVLEEALTKAIHVGERARSETAINEGVVSLGSAAVRLAESDLDDGLDDTTALVVGTGEMGTLAARSLAERVDHVVVANRTLANAEHVARTLDTETSVVGLGALAPALEVADVVVSATSASGAVIDADHLATAGETYLVDLARPRDICDSVESLRHVTVVDLDTLQDVTDATAEQRALAAREVEAMIDREFENLLAQYKRKRADEVIGAMYEGAERIKGKELATAMSRLDAAETDAERREVVESLADALVGQLLAAPTQSLRDAAERDDWSTIHTALRLFDPSDGGESVPPIPSNAAPEDLPESVRDSMPQGVFEQLDD, from the coding sequence GTGACCGCCGCGAGTGTCATCGCCGGGGTCAGCGTCGCCCACCAGCGCGCGGACCTCGACGCCATCGACGCGGCGGCCGCCGAGGACGCCCGCGCGATGGTCGGCTCGCTGCTCGACGTCCCCGAGGTCGACGAGGCGTTCGCCCTCCAGACGTGCAACCGGGTGGAGGCGTTCGTCGTCACCGACGACGGCGCTGCTGGTCGGTCCGCACTCGCGACCGTCGTCGAGGACGTGCCCGCCGAGAGCGTGACGACGATGGACCACGAGACGAGCCTCCGGCACCTCATGCGCGTCGCCTGCGGCCTGGAGTCGCTCGTCGTCGGCGAGGACCAGATTCTCGGGCAGTTCCGGGACGCGTACCTCGCCGCCCGAGCGGCGGGCGGCGTCGGTCCCGTCCTCGAAGAGGCGCTGACGAAGGCCATCCACGTCGGCGAACGGGCGCGCTCCGAGACGGCCATCAACGAGGGCGTCGTCTCGCTCGGGAGCGCGGCGGTCCGCCTCGCCGAGTCGGACCTCGACGACGGCCTCGACGACACGACCGCACTCGTCGTCGGGACGGGCGAGATGGGGACGCTCGCAGCGCGGTCGCTCGCCGAACGCGTCGACCACGTCGTCGTCGCAAACCGGACGCTCGCCAACGCGGAGCACGTCGCGCGGACGCTCGACACCGAGACGAGCGTCGTCGGTCTCGGTGCACTCGCACCGGCGCTCGAAGTCGCGGACGTCGTCGTCTCGGCGACGAGCGCCTCGGGCGCGGTCATCGACGCCGACCACCTGGCGACGGCCGGCGAGACGTACCTCGTGGACCTCGCGCGCCCCCGCGACATCTGCGACTCCGTCGAGTCGCTGAGGCACGTCACGGTCGTCGACCTGGACACGCTCCAGGACGTAACCGACGCCACCGCCGAACAGCGCGCGCTGGCAGCCCGCGAGGTCGAGGCGATGATTGACCGCGAGTTCGAGAACCTGCTTGCCCAGTACAAGCGCAAACGCGCCGACGAGGTCATCGGCGCGATGTACGAGGGGGCAGAGCGCATCAAGGGGAAGGAGCTCGCCACCGCGATGTCCCGGCTCGACGCGGCCGAGACCGACGCGGAGCGCCGCGAGGTCGTCGAGTCGCTCGCCGACGCGCTGGTCGGGCAACTGCTGGCCGCCCCGACGCAGAGCCTCCGCGACGCCGCCGAGCGCGACGACTGGTCGACCATCCACACCGCGCTCCGCCTGTTCGACCCGAGCGACGGTGGGGAGTCCGTTCCACCGATACCGTCGAACGCGGCCCCCGA
- the ahbB gene encoding siroheme decarboxylase subunit beta — MNTAEQLDRLDRAVLNAFQGGFPVCERPFDPASAALRERGVDVTADELLDRVQHLDEEGVLTRFGALVNAEAIGGTATLVAMHAPPDRFDEVAEQVNAHREVAHNYEREHPHLNMWFVVSVADEEEVERVLADIEAETVQETYNLPKEREFRVEAKFLLDGPVADGDVDLSHLGPDVTPEERTTLTPAERDLVLEIQGGLPITATPYADVADAVGQDTDWVVRTIKRFDLEGKVRRVGVIPNHYALGYSENGMTVWNVPDDLVEEVGPAVASLDFVTHCYQRPRHEGVWPYNFFAMTHGRSEAESRERIDQVHDRMDEFWEVGEEDWDTLFSTRILKKTGIRMAERADANTE; from the coding sequence ATGAACACGGCCGAGCAGTTGGACCGACTCGACCGGGCGGTCCTCAACGCCTTTCAGGGCGGGTTCCCGGTCTGTGAGCGGCCGTTCGACCCGGCGAGCGCTGCACTCCGCGAGCGGGGCGTCGACGTGACCGCCGACGAACTCCTCGACCGCGTCCAGCACCTCGACGAGGAAGGGGTCCTGACGCGGTTCGGTGCGCTCGTGAACGCGGAGGCCATCGGCGGGACGGCGACGCTCGTGGCGATGCACGCCCCGCCCGACCGGTTCGACGAGGTGGCCGAACAGGTCAACGCCCACCGCGAGGTGGCTCACAACTACGAGCGCGAACACCCGCACCTCAACATGTGGTTCGTCGTCAGCGTGGCCGACGAGGAGGAGGTCGAACGCGTGCTGGCCGACATCGAGGCGGAGACGGTCCAGGAGACGTACAACCTGCCGAAGGAACGCGAGTTCCGCGTCGAGGCGAAGTTCCTGCTCGACGGCCCCGTCGCCGACGGCGACGTCGACCTGTCGCACCTCGGCCCGGACGTGACGCCGGAGGAGCGGACGACGCTGACGCCCGCGGAGCGGGACCTGGTCCTCGAAATCCAGGGCGGCCTCCCGATTACGGCGACGCCCTACGCCGACGTCGCCGACGCCGTCGGACAGGACACCGACTGGGTCGTCCGTACGATCAAACGGTTCGACCTGGAGGGGAAGGTCCGCCGCGTCGGCGTCATCCCGAACCACTACGCGCTGGGGTACAGCGAGAACGGGATGACGGTCTGGAACGTGCCCGACGACCTGGTCGAGGAGGTCGGCCCCGCCGTCGCGTCGCTGGACTTCGTCACGCACTGCTACCAGCGGCCCCGCCACGAGGGCGTCTGGCCGTACAACTTCTTCGCGATGACTCACGGCCGGAGCGAGGCCGAGAGCCGCGAGCGCATCGATCAGGTCCACGACCGGATGGACGAATTCTGGGAGGTGGGCGAGGAGGACTGGGACACGCTGTTCTCGACGCGCATCCTGAAGAAGACCGGCATCAGGATGGCCGAACGCGCGGACGCGAACACGGAGTAG
- a CDS encoding cold-shock protein: MAKGKVDFFNDTGGYGFIETDDADEDVFFHMEDVGGPDLEEGQEVEFDIEQADKGPRATNVTRL; the protein is encoded by the coding sequence ATGGCGAAAGGCAAAGTCGACTTCTTCAACGACACGGGCGGCTACGGCTTCATCGAGACGGACGACGCGGACGAGGACGTCTTCTTCCACATGGAGGACGTCGGCGGTCCGGACCTCGAAGAGGGCCAGGAAGTCGAGTTCGACATCGAACAGGCCGACAAGGGTCCGCGCGCGACCAACGTCACCCGCCTGTAA
- a CDS encoding precorrin-2 dehydrogenase/sirohydrochlorin ferrochelatase family protein produces MLPLLHDLSDETVLVFGGGRVGARRARTFAAESRVVVVSPAFAERSFGDADRVRAAPGPDEVGDWVERFGPALVVAATDDEAVNAAVETSARDRDLLYNRADRAGERDPDHVAVPSIVREGEVVVGLSTGVPALTKVLRRRVEREVEGAGELATLLAETRRDLRAEHPPERRRAALRAVVRSDRVWKALGDGGAKPRQIVDEIVSEHLGESP; encoded by the coding sequence GTGCTCCCACTGCTCCACGACCTGTCCGACGAGACGGTGCTCGTCTTCGGCGGCGGCCGCGTCGGTGCCCGGCGCGCCCGAACGTTCGCTGCGGAGAGTCGGGTGGTCGTCGTCAGCCCGGCGTTCGCCGAGCGTTCGTTCGGCGACGCCGACCGCGTCCGAGCGGCCCCCGGACCTGACGAGGTGGGCGACTGGGTCGAACGCTTCGGCCCGGCGCTCGTGGTCGCGGCGACCGACGACGAAGCGGTCAACGCTGCCGTCGAGACGAGCGCCCGCGACCGTGACCTGCTGTACAACCGCGCCGACCGGGCGGGCGAACGCGACCCCGACCACGTCGCTGTCCCCTCCATCGTCCGCGAGGGGGAGGTGGTCGTGGGCCTCTCGACCGGCGTCCCGGCGCTGACGAAGGTGCTCCGCCGGCGCGTCGAGCGAGAGGTCGAGGGGGCGGGCGAACTGGCGACGCTGCTGGCCGAGACTCGCCGAGACCTCCGGGCTGAGCACCCCCCGGAACGGCGGCGTGCGGCCCTCCGTGCGGTGGTTCGCTCCGACCGGGTTTGGAAGGCTTTAGGTGATGGAGGCGCTAAGCCCCGACAGATAGTGGACGAAATCGTCTCCGAACACCTGGGTGAGTCGCCGTGA
- a CDS encoding DUF5778 family protein: protein METVDRDLYERAKALLEPGDIQLNGVIVHTDIGDDEAALHQATLDVGDVIAEHADAGEWYVYSGNDDSQFGLNQHQGLTIEEDAFVWECQQLLRDGTFEVVFYYEADADQSAIVSDVEDLGFRVTGVEGS from the coding sequence ATGGAGACCGTCGACAGGGACCTCTACGAGCGGGCGAAGGCGCTACTCGAACCCGGTGACATCCAGTTGAACGGCGTCATCGTCCACACCGACATCGGCGACGACGAGGCCGCGCTCCACCAGGCGACGCTCGACGTCGGCGACGTCATCGCCGAGCACGCCGACGCTGGCGAGTGGTACGTCTACTCGGGCAACGACGACTCCCAGTTCGGCCTCAACCAGCACCAGGGGCTGACCATCGAGGAGGACGCGTTCGTCTGGGAGTGCCAGCAGCTGCTCCGCGACGGCACGTTCGAGGTGGTGTTCTACTACGAGGCCGACGCCGACCAGTCGGCCATCGTCTCGGACGTCGAGGACCTCGGCTTCCGCGTCACCGGCGTCGAAGGCTCGTGA